GCGTCATACCGAGAATAGCCACCGACATCCAGCCGGCGATCAATTTCACGGATCCCATCGCAATCGGAAGGTGACGGGTGACCAGCCAGAAAACAGCCAGGTATTGAATCGCAAGCGAACCAAGGAGGATACGCCAGTCCCGGTTGATTAGAATGGTCGCGGAGGCGGCAAGGGCAAGTCCTACGGCTGCCCAAGAAACAATTTCAGTGAACATGGATTATTTGATCTCCCCTGCAATGACCGAAATGAAGAGCGCCAAAAATAGAAGAGTCCACATGATACCCCCCTCTCCTTCGAGCGCGCGGTTCGCTGTTTGCGCGATCCTTGCAAAAGAACGATAGACGGACCAAAGTCCCTGGTACAGGTTATTTATTCCCTGACTGGCTGTACCGACCCAGTGTGCGCGTGCGGGGTTGAATACACGGAAACGCCTTGTTGCCCAGAACAAGCCTACAGTCAGGATCGAGGCGACAAGACCCGGGATCCAATTCCCGATTTGCGGCAGGCCGATCTGGAAAAATATTCCAAGAAAAACCTGGAGGGCGATTAAAAGGATGATCCCGAAAGGATAGGCGACCTTTGCCCAGGAAGGTTGGTCATCAAGGGATTTGTTTTCACTGGACCTCAACGCATGACGGATAAAACCTGCCAGAATGGTAGCCTGCGCCGCGACGGCAAAAGGAATTATGAACCATGAGGTTCCGGTCCATGCCGCGGCAGTGAGTGAGAATGGAAGGCTCGATAGACACCACGTGCAGACCAGAAGCACCCGGTTGATGCGTACCTCTCTAACGGAAGAAAGAAATATCGCGCCCCCGGAAAGTAATAATGCGCAAGCCCAGGCTGCCGCACCCGCCGGATTCCCTTCAAGCCCGGACAGAATGGAAAGCGATGCGATACCGATCATCCAATACGGACGGCCGTTCAGTTCATCCGGCGCACGAAGCCACATCCATCCCCCATAGACCGCGGCGATCATGGCGAGAATCATCAGGAATGGATTCACCCAGGTAGCGACGATTTGGACATGTCCCAATACGCTCAAACTGGAGACTGCGCCGATCAGCCGTATCGCAGTGCCAAAACCGCGCCGAAGGGAAGATTCGGGTTCGTAGGGTAAATGAAGAGGAAGCACGCCGAGGCGGAGTCCCGCGGCGATCAATAAATAGACACTTGCGGGTGATTGCATCGCTTGAAAATGCAGAGGCGCATCAGCGGTATAACTTTCGATATATGCCCATAACAAAAGTGCGCTTCCGACACTCCGTGTGCCGAATGAAACCACAACACGCTCGTTGTTACGTTCGCCATTTACGGATCTTAATAGAGCGGCAAGCTCGGTCATGTCGAGAAGCGCCCAGATCATCAGTAATGTCAAAGGGTTATTGGCTGTAACGGCAAGCACACCCAAGCCGCCCAGCAATAAAATCCCGGCCCAAGACAGGGAAGTACCGACAACCGACCCAACGGCCGCCGTGAGGAGGATCGCCACCAACAATCCGGCGACCGAAATGGAAAATGCCCATGCGATTTCATCCGCATGAAACTGAATCGGAGTGGAAAATAATGTCTGAGGCTGCCAGGCCGGCAGGGTCAGTTCAAATGGAAGCTGAAAGCCCCAGGACAACACAATGACGAAAGCAAGCATGGAGCCGCCAACCGCTACGAGCCAGGCGTAACGCGCTTCCGGTTGAGTCGCCCGTAGGGCAACAAGCGCGAATGCGGATATAAATAGAACTGAACAAGCAGCAACCAGTAACATGGGATTTATTAATTGTAACAGGGAATGCCATTGCTACGATTCTGTTCGTGACTGTTCAAAGTCCTCTCAATTCTGCGTAATTCTGCTCAGGAGTTGTTGTGTTGGTTTGGTACAATCTTTGAATGATATTTGGTATTTACCGGCATAAGCGAATGATAAAAATCCATTGGCTGCTGATCATCATCGCGGGCGTATCCTGCATGCCGACATTTCCCGCTTCAAACCCGGACCTGATTCCTTCTCCCTCCCCATCAGATCACCTGCCAACACCGACGCCGTTTCAACCACAAGCCGGAAGCACCCAGGATCCGTATGTTTCGATCGATACGCCGCAGCCTGCTGCGACCTTTACTCCCTACCCGACCAGTATCGTAGTTCCGCAGGACGTTTCGGTGCCCGTGGATACAATGCCCTCCCCGGTAGAGAGTGTTTTGCTTTTTAACCCATTGACGGGGCTCCCAGTGGAAGACCCCTCGTTTCTGCAACACAGGCCTCTTGCCATCAAGGTTGGCAACTCTCCAGACTACGTCCGGCCGCAATCCGGGTTGACACTTGCCGATGTCGTCTATGAATACTACATCGAGTGGGGCGATACAAGATTTGTCGGAATCTTTTACAGCAATGTTTCCGTCGCTGAGCGAGTGGGTCCGGTCCGCTCGGGACGCTATTTCGATGAGCATCTTGCCCGTATGTACCACTCGTACCTGATGTTCAAAGGCGCAGACTCGCGCGAACTTGAGTACTTCCACTCCCTTGATATTGCCCCGTTCTTCATTTCGGTGGGATTCGGCAATTGTCCGCCTTACTTTATGGGTCCTTATAAACGCGAAGGGTACAACAATGTGTTTTTCAATGCGACTAAATGGCAGGCATGTGCGGAAAGGAAAGGCCTGGATAACAGCCCTCAAACGTTAAGCGGCGGATTTTTTTCCGACGTCACGCCTCAAGCCCCGACGATCGTCACCCGTATCTACAATTATTATTCCCCCGTGAATTATGGTTATTGGGCTTACGAACCCGATACGCGCACATATTTTCGGTATCAGGAAAGCAAGGACCTGATAAACCGCAAAGTGGAACAGTACGATCTCCTGTACGATGATTCCACCAGGGAACCTGTCACCGCGGAGAATGTGGTTGTGATATTTGTGCCCTACATATTCACCAGCCTGGGACAGGCGGAGGACGAGATCTATAATCCGCAGTTGATCGATTATGGCAATGCCTACGTCTTCCGCGACGGTCTCGCCATACCGGCAAGGTGGCATCGCGCCTCCATCGACCAACCTGTCCTTCTTACCCATCCCGACGGCTCACCGATTTACCTGCGCCCCGGTCAGACGTTCTATCAGTTGATGGGCGTCACATCCCGGCAGTTCACAGAAGGAACGGAGTGGCGCTTCGAGTTTGTAACCCCGTGATTTTTTCGTCATCGCGAGGAGTGCAGCAACGAAGCAATCCCTCCGTAATAACATCGCGATATGGATTAAAATGAAGCCAACCCGGAGTACTCATGACCTTTGATCCCGTATTCATCGCAAACCTCACGCTTGTGCTGACCGCCTTTGCGGGTGCATTCCTGATTGCCTTGTGGATCAGCCTTGTGATCTGGACGTACCGCGATATCCGTTCCCGCGCGCGCGACCCATTGGTGCAAACCCTGTCTGCAATGCTC
This portion of the Anaerolineales bacterium genome encodes:
- a CDS encoding DUF3048 domain-containing protein; translated protein: MIKIHWLLIIIAGVSCMPTFPASNPDLIPSPSPSDHLPTPTPFQPQAGSTQDPYVSIDTPQPAATFTPYPTSIVVPQDVSVPVDTMPSPVESVLLFNPLTGLPVEDPSFLQHRPLAIKVGNSPDYVRPQSGLTLADVVYEYYIEWGDTRFVGIFYSNVSVAERVGPVRSGRYFDEHLARMYHSYLMFKGADSRELEYFHSLDIAPFFISVGFGNCPPYFMGPYKREGYNNVFFNATKWQACAERKGLDNSPQTLSGGFFSDVTPQAPTIVTRIYNYYSPVNYGYWAYEPDTRTYFRYQESKDLINRKVEQYDLLYDDSTREPVTAENVVVIFVPYIFTSLGQAEDEIYNPQLIDYGNAYVFRDGLAIPARWHRASIDQPVLLTHPDGSPIYLRPGQTFYQLMGVTSRQFTEGTEWRFEFVTP